In Tissierellales bacterium, one DNA window encodes the following:
- a CDS encoding DUF4330 domain-containing protein, producing the protein MKMIDEKGKLFGVINVIDLCVVLVLVLMVVGGVKLFGNRWAKVKPNGDVYVQLEVADVRQATIDGLVDGDELNYYDENVLFGTIESKEIKPFVDNIQTDNKLVPMEVPGKYVVTLKMKCPAYITEDVVVINGKHTRIGNQFTLKNRKVSIQGVALKVDIIEQ; encoded by the coding sequence ATGAAAATGATTGATGAAAAAGGAAAATTATTTGGGGTAATCAATGTAATTGACTTGTGTGTAGTGTTAGTATTAGTACTAATGGTAGTTGGAGGAGTTAAATTATTTGGCAATAGATGGGCAAAAGTAAAACCAAATGGGGATGTATATGTGCAATTAGAGGTAGCAGATGTAAGACAGGCAACAATAGATGGTTTAGTTGATGGGGATGAATTAAATTACTATGATGAAAATGTATTATTTGGAACAATTGAGTCAAAAGAAATAAAACCATTTGTAGATAATATACAGACAGACAATAAGTTAGTTCCAATGGAAGTTCCAGGCAAATACGTAGTTACACTTAAAATGAAGTGTCCGGCGTATATAACTGAAGATGTTGTTGTTATAAATGGAAAACATACTAGAATAGGAAATCAATTTACACTAAAAAACCGCAAAGTTTCAATTCAAGGGGTTGCGTTAAAGGTTGATATCATCGAACAATAA